TATCTCCTAATTTCCCTCGTAATACGGCATCACATTTGTGCCGAATGTCTAATTTGTTAATAATCGGGCCCGGATCGGTGGGATTTTGGTTCAACACGTTAGAAGAAACCCGAGTGGAGCATGAAGCAATTCCGAACCCGGATTCCGAACCCGGATTCCGAAGCTGGATTCCGGAACCGGCATGAACAAATGTCAGCCTACCTTGTTTCATATAGTGAGGGGCCCATTCCCCGTAGCTCATCTCACTCACGCAACCTTTCGTGCGTTTATTGATCCAAGCATGGCAGAGACGAGCGATTATCAGTCATCGATAAGCACCTTCATTGTCGAAGATGTCAAAATCTTTGACGGTCATAAGTTTATTGCCAATGGCTTTGTCTATGTTCGTGACGGACATATCGCCGATGTTGGCAGCGGCAAGCCAGACAGAATTATCGGACAACATACCTTGAGGATCTCTCGACCACAACATACGCTCATCCCGGGACTGATTGACGCCCATATCCATGCCCTTGCTGGTAACACCAACAGTGTTGAACAGTCGCTTCGCTTTGGAGTCACAACCGTATGCGACATGCATAACGAAGTGGAAGATATCATGCGGCTGAAACAGGTTTGTTTGTCCTTTGACTGGCACAGCGGATGATGTGAAAGACTAAATATGAATGCAGTGGGTCGCCGAGCCGCAAAACAAGGCCAGGTACTCGGATTATAAGTACGCTGGAATCGGAGCGGTTGTCGAAGGAGGATGGCCTATCCCCGTCATGAAGAAGGAACTGGAGTCAGTTCCTCAGGGCGAGAAAGTTCTAGACGCCATCGTCTCGGCCTGGCCCAAAATAAATACAGGTCATGATGCAAAACCATTTGTCCAACAGCAGGTCAATCAGCATGGCGCATCATATATCAAGATGTTTCACGAACTGGGAGACACTCTCGGCATGAAACTACCGTCACCTTCTATAGATGTGCAAAACGCTATAGTAAAAGCCGCTCATGACGCGGGAGTCATTGCTGTTGGTCATGCCCTCAGCTATAGTGGCGCCATGGATCTCCTCGAGGCTGGAGTCGACGGCTTCACGCATATTTTCCTAGACGAACCTCCCAATGACCACTTCATCAAGATTATGAAGTCGCGCAATGTTCACTGCAACCCAACGCTGAGCTTATGTGCATCGCAAACCGCCGAGCGACAGGAATGGCAGCAAACATTCAGAAGAGACCCCTTTGCTCGGAGTATGCTGATTGAGAAAACATTCGAGAAGCCACTTGGACTAGCCAAGGCAGAGCGCCCAAGAGCCGGTGTACAGCACGCGTATGAAACCACGCGAAAGCTGTACCAGGCAGGTATCCCTTTGATAGCAGGCAGTGACTGTGCTGGTCAAGGGTTCGGTGTAGCATATGGTCTTGGCGTACATATTGAGATGTACCTTTTTGCCCATGAGATCGGCATGTCGCCCGAAGATGTCCTCAAATCTGCTACGTCTACTACAGCTGCTCGGTTTGGGTTCGAGGATAGAGGAGAGATTTCGGTTGGAAAGAAGGCAGATTTGGCGCTTGTCGAGGGTGACATTGCTGATGTACTATCTGATCCAAAGAACCGCTGTTTGCCAATCGTGGGTGTTTGGAGAGATGGTGTTCTGGCGTCTATTTATGAGCGGGGTTATCCTGAATTTGTGCAAATATTTGATACGGATATCTGATACGAGTATTCCCCTACGCCAAGGCTTCATTTTGTGAAAGAATTCAATAAATAGTGATTTGTTTCGTCTGCTGATGGACCAATACAGCATTGTGTTGATATTTTCACGACATTACATGCACCTACAGTCAATGGAAGGGACTGCAATCAGCGACCATTGGGTGATGGCACTTGCTATAGCTTCACATGTAAAGCTAGGCACAAATTAAAGAGCCCTTGAGTAACATCATGGATCACAAATATAACCCAATAGCCATACCACTATTTGGTATTCACAATATCATATATAGTCCACTACAATTTTCCATATATCCAGCCCACCGACGACGCAAATGCATATGACTCTAAAAAGTCTTGAAGTTAATATTGGAAACTGTGGTTATTGTAAGAAAATTGTTTTACATTGAAGTATGTGTTTGTGCATCCATTTCAGCAGGATTTGAGTCATCGTCAATCGCCATTCAAACATGTCACGGCCTCATAACTGGTCGAATAACGTTCCTTAACGCGTGACACTAATACTGCCGGTTTGCAATTCTGCATGATGCTTCACACAGCGTTGTGCTTCTGTAAAATTTGCGACATCGGCGCGTTCGTCGGAACTTGAGGCGATGACCAAAAGGCGGCTTAATAAAGCGAAGATACGCATTATTCTTCCCGTCCTCCCCCGATTTTCCTAAGTCATTGAGCCTCAACAAGAGTAGTCCGGAGCTACAGTTACAATAACTGCTGTGTTGCATTCAGACGTTCAGGGTTTCCTATCACGCATATTCAAGAACGCTCTATGGTTTTAGATGTATCTAAGACTGAAGATTTCGGGACCATCGAAATCGAGGCATGACTTGTTATGCAATAAAATAGTAAATCCGAGAGGAGCAAAGAAACCATCTGCCAAATATATGTTCTAATCTACTAAACTGCATCAAAGCCCATTTCCATCCACCTCCCTTCAATCTTCTCCTGAAGCTCTGGCGGATACGAAGATCGAAAATCCACAGATCTAAAAATTCTTCCTCTATCGTATTCCATAACTAAAAGGCAGTTAGATACCATTTTGCCTCCCTTAACAGAACTTCCGCGACCGTATTTCCGATATGGAGTAAGTGGAAGACCCATCACCTCGTCAAACACATATTCGTCAATACCTGGTCGGCAACGGGACGTGTACGCCCATATGACATCTGCCCAGTCATGTATGTCCACGTCGTCCCCGATCAATAAGATGCGATTAATTAGCATGGTTGCCTTAGAATTGAAGGCTATGTTGCCTATAGTTGTGCAGAGTTCATCAGGGttcgtcttcatctcggCAAGCTTCTTACTGTCAACCTGTAGTATGCACCAAGTTGCAAGGGTCTCCAGGGGGGCGACTGCGTCTTTGATTGGAAGATCATGTTGTTGCAACGTCTCCAGTAACTGGACTGACGCCATGGAAGCCGTTGTGTGCTAGAATAATATAGTCAGTATGCAGCCCTAGAGAAGAACTTGGCTTTGCAAACTTACCGATTCGTCTGTCAGCCGGCCGGGCACAGAAACGGGCAGAATGGCACCATCGCGATAGGTGATAGCATCCACGGTGAAGAGGGGCTGATTGCCAGCTTCACCCTCAAAGTGCATACCAATGTAATCCTCAAATGGGCCTTCAAgagccttgtccttgagagAAAATGTGCCTTCAAGGATGATCTCGCTATTTGCGGGTACGAGAAGATCACTCAATTCGCATTTCACCATGTCAAGTGGCTTTCCAGCGAGTGAGCTCACGTAATCTCTCTCCGAAACACCAGGGGGTATAGGAATCGATGCAGCAAtggttgctgctggtggagCGCCAAGAGATAAAGCCCAGGGGACCTCATCTTTTCCAAGTTTCAGCCACTGATCCCTGATCATAGAGTTGTGTTGTCCTGGAATGACGAGACATGACAAACGTCTCTTGTCATGGACCATGCCTCGAAAGACAGACCAGTTCGTCCATGATTTATCTGGTGTCTCTAAGATATGTACTCCCCAGGTTTGAAGATATTTGCCGCCATCACCTTGATGCAGCAGCGGAACTGGTAAATTCGTGAGATCTATGTCATCGCCAAAGATTTTATTTTGCTTGCATAGGCCCGTCGAAAGAATATTTGGAGGTAAGGGGTCTCGAGTTGTAGCAAGGCGCATCTTTTCGAGGATATCCTTCCAATTTGAGTCAGGGGGAAGACCGAGGCTACGTGCAATTCGACCGTATCGGAACTTGCTGTCATTTCGAAGGCTGGCAGCGTTTCCAAACATCTTCCACAGGCCATTTCGAGTGCCTTTAACGTTGTGGAAAAGCGGCGCCTTAGCGTTGGTTTCACTAACTCTTCTCACAACCGCCCCAACTTCGAGATTGGGGTCAACTTCCTGATAAATATCGGCAAGATCTCCATCTTTGCGAAGGACCTCCACAAAGCTGCGGAAGTCAAGTTGCGGGTCGCCTTGATTCGAGTTTAGTGATGCTTTGCTAGAATAAAGGCGAACCCTGATTGATGTAGGTTTTAAAGATGACAGAATCTGATGGTGGGTTAATCGGAACATGGTTGTGACAAATTATGGGAGAATACAGTTACACTATCGCTAAAACCATTGGGTATCTTTAAGGCCAGAATCGAACTTAGGGCTCTTTCTTAACAACAGAGGCCTAGTTCACGCATTACGGACCTTGAGGCATAGTTCCGGCGGACCGGAACGGAAAGCAGGAATAGATTACAAGGCATTGCGGGACTCCGGAAACAGAACAGATGGCCACTCCGGGCGGGAAGGATGCTATGTTTCCGTAGAGTTGAAGGGATTGGAATAAAAGGtgtgttttctttttggaaTAGTATTACCCGGATAAAGGTTGGTAGTCGAAAGTATATGGAGAGCACTAGATTTTCCTCATTGCCTAACCCCTACACGACATTTTATTTACCATGAAAGAAGTCTCTTCCGCCACACGCCAACTTCTTGGAGTGTCTTCAAAAAGGTTCACGTTCTACCACCCTACTCACTTCATACAAAGACCTTATGTCAGGTTGTTCTCCACAAGCCAATCGTACTTGAGCTGGAGTGGAGCACAAGACCAGGTTCAAGAGAATGCCCTCCCATCTTTGGAATCAacaaggccgaggaggatCGTTGTCGGAATTACAGGTGCAACAGGTGCCCCGTACGCCATCCGCATCTTAActcttcttcaccacctAGGTGTGGAGACTCATCTTATCATTAGCAAATGGGCATTAGCCACACTCAAATACGAAACATCCATGAGCGAAGCTGATATTCGAGGCCTTGCGAGTAGATCATACACGGCAAAAGATCTCTCAGCACCAATCGCTTCAGGATCCTTTCAGCATGACGGAATGATGATTGTTCCCTGTAGCATGAAAACTCTTGCTGCAGTACGATCTGGTTACTGCGATGACCTAATATCAAGAGCCGCCGATGTCACACTCAAGGAAGATCGCAAACTACTCCTAGCTATTCGGGAAACACCTTTGAGTTCTATTCATCTTGAGAATATGCTTGCTCTTCGTCGTGCTAACGCCATCATCTTCCCTCCTGTTCCGGCTTTCTATACCAGGCCTGGGGGTATCGACGATATTGTCGATCAAAGTGCTGGAAGGATGTTGGATATGATAGGAATATTCACTGATGGGTTTGAGCGATGGGAGGGGTTCAAGAAAGCTCAGACTGAGATGTAGCCGGGATATGAGCAAGATGTCGGCTGAAATATTTCATAAGCTGATATGAGCTTCAAGCATCCCGAAATCAAATCATATTACTTTCATTTATAAGCTTTACTTattgaaaaagaaaactgTGTGAATTAGCAGGCCACCCTCTTAATACCCATGGCGGAGTATCTTGCGGACCATGATCACCTTCCATCGGCAACTCGAAGCCGAAGTTCGCGCCGAAGGAGTTCATTTCGGCCTCGAAAGTACGATCTGTCATAGGGACAAAGGCCTCTTCTCGAGGCTCATTGTTAAGACCAATGTCTTGTGATGTCGCAGAGGGACCTGTAAATGTGGTGCTGCTTTGGAATGCAACGATTGTAGACGGAATCGCTTCCTCAGAGGCTTCTCTCTGTGCTTTACCATACGTTTCCATAGCGTGGCAAAGTTCTCGAATCCTTTTCCCTAAATCTTTTGCGGCCGTGGACACATCTCCGTACTTCTGTGATAGATTGCGTGCTCGTACAAAGCATTCACGGATTTGGTCGTCATATCCTGGGGTCAAATACGGTAACATGGTTGAGCGATGCTTCTCAATGTAGCCCACCACTAGAAACATCAGAGCACAAATGGACGCGAGGATGTGCTGGTAGTACGGTCGCTGGTTACGGTACATGTCCGTGACATTGTCCACTTTGAATAGTGACCCTGTGACCCTGACTGCTAATTCCATGGCCTGTGGAAGGTATAGTTTGCTCTTCTCGATATCCGACGTTGGAAAGAAATAAGGACGTAGCAGAAGGCTCTTTATCGACGCAGCTCGGTAGATCAGCAATAAGAGCCATGACGGAGGTAAGTTTGATGGTTCATCAAACCAAACCTCCATGTCAGAAAGGTCTTTGTCCCCGACGCACTTTTTCTGCCACTGTTGAATCTGGAAAACCAATAGTTCCatcacatcatcatcgataCGAGTATTTCCCCTGGCCGCGATGGATATAGGTTCGTCAAATCTGTCGCTGATGTGAATGAGCATGTACATAGCCTTTGCATATGGCATAT
The Fusarium oxysporum f. sp. lycopersici 4287 chromosome 15, whole genome shotgun sequence DNA segment above includes these coding regions:
- a CDS encoding hypothetical protein (At least one base has a quality score < 10), giving the protein MAETSDYQSSISTFIVEDVKIFDGHKFIANGFVYVRDGHIADVGSGKPDRIIGQHTLRISRPQHTLIPGLIDAHIHALAGNTNSVEQSLRFGVTTVCDMHNEVEDIMRLKQWVAEPQNKARYSDYKYAGIGAVVEGGWPIPVMKKELESVPQGEKVLDAIVSAWPKINTGHDAKPFVQQQVNQHGASYIKMFHELGDTLGMKLPSPSIDVQNAIVKAAHDAGVIAVGHALSYSGAMDLLEAGVDGFTHIFLDEPPNDHFIKIMKSRNVHCNPTLSLCASQTAERQEWQQTFRRDPFARSMLIEKTFEKPLGLAKAERPRAGVQHAYETTRKLYQAGIPLIAGSDCAGQGFGVAYGLGVHIEMYLFAHEIGMSPEDVLKSATSTTAARFGFEDRGEISVGKKADLALVEGDIADVLSDPKNRCLPIVGVWRDGVLASIYERGYPEFVQIFDTDI
- a CDS encoding 3-octaprenyl-4-hydroxybenzoate carboxy-lyase UbiX encodes the protein MKEVSSATRQLLGVSSKRFTFYHPTHFIQRPYVRLFSTSQSYLSWSGAQDQVQENALPSLESTRPRRIVVGITGATGAPYAIRILTLLHHLGVETHLIISKWALATLKYETSMSEADIRGLASRSYTAKDLSAPIASGSFQHDGMMIVPCSMKTLAAVRSGYCDDLISRAADVTLKEDRKLLLAIRETPLSSIHLENMLALRRANAIIFPPVPAFYTRPGGIDDIVDQSAGRMLDMIGIFTDGFERWEGFKKAQTEM